The following are encoded in a window of Palaemon carinicauda isolate YSFRI2023 unplaced genomic scaffold, ASM3689809v2 scaffold47, whole genome shotgun sequence genomic DNA:
- the LOC137636966 gene encoding uncharacterized protein isoform X2 — MVAQASGAETLSPAAWGRTSPMAAATAVKQQPMDFIKRKSGHFGLGVNGCELDVPSGSIDKARQPQVFQSSEGNQVFSKIPKTKGSLPSWKHGKHEWKYRWTSEQGNEQSSQDPRREQHHPDTRDTNEPVLCLLEKNKNTEPESDVSVFILENNQAEKVNCIQEQKHDHLQTGVVADGDQIVEDVYNILSRESNSESNCATEVVDVKSQEQQKQLIIIQSQDECIIQGNRQAIEEDSRKTSVECRNVLMPEGSLKVNGPHLEEGQGKEIAGQNPSELQSAIIGNDSQERMAREGCVSEFISAEEEDTDSNAAECDQGEVLIIADGDCQVVNFDSETENFETVAESLSGDGEYKQPCSKEDEDSVDLVPRSKTRSESQRKMKEGKSWLHENLQVVKDSTRVIKLSSIERSYNLHCKDNNKEPLATPVLARLIHSTFPDATKCRLGARKHQRIHYRRLQFKSDDITGNQLLAESTKDKQSQYPTSRLIQSRSEKYQPEVNPVLKLQQSLNSVNETKNELTQSIVDNAANEQITHLQEIEGDNSQKPQNQSDPSPQKPQNQSDPDLQKPQNQIDPPLNDEENCKRAARKVKEVLQWITSQGEPHKKALLRDFAHSASCQKQPCVPVCLMFRRIRRHVVAAQHSCSVLRLYSMLLRHHVASCTQANCGLPACPALRNTSCIKRKQEESSQPSKRMSVPSTLTPYPSSFVLSPRSPGGSLPGSPVNSPPSSPNSFLGMTPMTGQIQYVIMPVLMPVVDNQVN, encoded by the exons GGACGAACTTCACCGATGGCAGCTGCAACAGCTGTAAAGCAACAACCTATGGACTTCATCAAACGCAAATCAGGACACTTTGGGTTAGGAGTCAATGGCTGTGAACTAGATGTACCATCTGGAAGTATTGATAAAGCAAGGCAACCTCAAGTCTTTCAGTCATCTGAAGGGAATCAAGTTTTCAGCAAGATACCAAAAACTAAAGGGTCCCTCCCTTCTTGGAAGCACGGGAAACATGAGTGGAAGTATCGCTGGACATCCGAGCAAGGAAACGAGCAATCGTCTCAG GATCCGCGTAGAGAGCAGCATCATCCGGATACAAGAGATACCAATGAACCTGTCTTATGTCtgctagaaaaaaataagaataccgAGCCAGAAAGTGATGTTAGCGTTTTTATTCTGGAAAACAATCAGGCCGAAAAGGTGAATTGTATTCAGGAACAGAAGCACGATCATCTTCAGACCGGAGTGGTAGCTGATGGAGATCAGATTGTGGAAGATGTCTATAATATACTTTCAAGGGAAAGCAACTCGGAGTCAAATTGTGCAACGGAGGTCGTTGATGTCAAGTCACAGGAACAACAGAAGCAATTGATAATCATACAGAGTCAG GATGAATGCATCATCCAAGGTAATAGACAAGCCATTGAAGAAGATTCTCGGAAAACTTCTGTGGAATGTCGTAATGTGCTGATGCCAGAAGGAAGTTTAAAAGTAAATGGACCCCACCTAGAAGAAGGGCAAGGAAAGGAAATCGCTGGGCAAAATCCAAGTGAATTGCAGTCAGCAATCATAGGTAATGATTCCCAAGAGAGGATGGCTCGGGAAGGCTGTGTGTCAGAGTTTATCTCCGCTGAAGAAGAGGATACAGATTCAAACGCTGCTGAATGTGACCAAGGTGAGGTCCTGATTATTGCTGATGGGGACTGTCAAGTAGTCAACTTTGATAGTGAAACTGAGAACTTTGAAACTGTCGCCGAAAGCTTGAGTGGTGATGGTGAATACAAACAACCCTGCAGTAAAGAGGATGAAGATAGCGTAGATCTCGTCCCCAGAAGTAAAACTCGTAGCGAGTCGCAGAGGAAAATGAAGGAAGGAAAAAGCTGGCTACATGAAAATTTACAAGTAGTAAAGGATAGTACGCGTGTCATCAAACTGAGCTCCATAGAAAGATCCTATAACTTACACTGCAAGGACAATAACAAAGAACCTCTTGCCACTCCAGTTTTGGCCCGTCTAATTCATAGCACTTTTCCTGATGCTACTAAATGTCGCTTAGGAGCCCGTAAGCATCAGCGAATCCACTATCGTAGACTTCAGTTCAAATCAGATGACATAACAGGTAACCAACTGTTAGCTGAGTCTACCAAAGATAAACAAAGTCAATATCCTACCAGCAGGCTAATTCAAAGTCGTAGTGAGAAATATCAACCTGAAGTCAATCCTGTCTTAAAACTTCAACAGAGTTTAAACAGCGTTAATGAAACCAAAAACGAGTTGACACAATCAATCGTGGATAATGCTGCAAATGAACAAATTACACATTTACAAGAAATTGAAGGAGATAATTCTCAAAAACCACAGAATCAAAGTGATCCCAGTCCTCAAAAACCACAGAATCAGAGTGACCCCGATCTTCAAAAACCACAAAATCAAATTGATCCCCCCCTGAACGATGAAGAAAACTGCAAGAGAGCAGCAAGGAAAGTAAAGGAAGTACTTCAGTGGATTACCAGTCAGGGTGAACCACATAAAAAGGCATTGTTGCGGGATTTTGCTCACAGTGCCTCCTGTCAAAAACAGCCGTGCGTGCCCGTCTGTTTGATGTTCCGACGTATTCGTCGCCACGTCGTTGCTGCCCAACATTCGTGCTCCGTTTTGCGACTGTATTCGATGCTGCTCCGCCATCACGTCGCCTCTTGTACCCAAGCCAATTGCGGGTTGCCTGCTTGCCCAGCCCTGAGAAATACCAGTTGTATCAAGCGTAAGCAAGAGGAGTCGAGTCAGCCTTCAAAGCGCATGTCGGTACCTTCAACCCTAACCCCATATCCATCAAGTTTTGTTCTCTCTCCTCGCTCACCTGGGGGTTCTTTACCTGGTTCGCCAGTTAACTCTCCACCATCCAGCCCCAACTCATTCctagggatgacgcccatgacgggCCAAATACAGTATGTTATAATGCCAGTGTTGATGCCTGTGGTGGACAATCAGGTAAATTAA
- the LOC137636966 gene encoding uncharacterized protein isoform X3, with protein MGRTSPMAAATAVKQQPMDFIKRKSGHFGLGVNGCELDVPSGSIDKARQPQVFQSSEGNQVFSKIPKTKGSLPSWKHGKHEWKYRWTSEQGNEQSSQVVAEPPVILDVQDQDPRREQHHPDTRDTNEPVLCLLEKNKNTEPESDVSVFILENNQAEKVNCIQEQKHDHLQTGVVADGDQIVEDVYNILSRESNSESNCATEVVDVKSQEQQKQLIIIQSQDECIIQGNRQAIEEDSRKTSVECRNVLMPEGSLKVNGPHLEEGQGKEIAGQNPSELQSAIIGNDSQERMAREGCVSEFISAEEEDTDSNAAECDQGEVLIIADGDCQVVNFDSETENFETVAESLSGDGEYKQPCSKEDEDSVDLVPRSKTRSESQRKMKEGKSWLHENLQVVKDSTRVIKLSSIERSYNLHCKDNNKEPLATPVLARLIHSTFPDATKCRLGARKHQRIHYRRLQFKSDDITGNQLLAESTKDKQSQYPTSRLIQSRSEKYQPEVNPVLKLQQSLNSVNETKNELTQSIVDNAANEQITHLQEIEGDNSQKPQNQSDPSPQKPQNQSDPDLQKPQNQIDPPLNDEENCKRAARKVKEVLQWITSQGEPHKKALLRDFAHSASCQKQPCVPVCLMFRRIRRHVVAAQHSCSVLRLYSMLLRHHVASCTQANCGLPACPALRNTSCIKRKQEESSQPSKRMSVPSTLTPYPSSFVLSPRSPGGSLPGSPVNSPPSSPNSFLGMTPMTGQIQYVIMPVLMPVVDNQVN; from the exons GGACGAACTTCACCGATGGCAGCTGCAACAGCTGTAAAGCAACAACCTATGGACTTCATCAAACGCAAATCAGGACACTTTGGGTTAGGAGTCAATGGCTGTGAACTAGATGTACCATCTGGAAGTATTGATAAAGCAAGGCAACCTCAAGTCTTTCAGTCATCTGAAGGGAATCAAGTTTTCAGCAAGATACCAAAAACTAAAGGGTCCCTCCCTTCTTGGAAGCACGGGAAACATGAGTGGAAGTATCGCTGGACATCCGAGCAAGGAAACGAGCAATCGTCTCAGGTCGTGGCCGAACCCCCCGTCATCCTCGACGTACAAGATCAGGATCCGCGTAGAGAGCAGCATCATCCGGATACAAGAGATACCAATGAACCTGTCTTATGTCtgctagaaaaaaataagaataccgAGCCAGAAAGTGATGTTAGCGTTTTTATTCTGGAAAACAATCAGGCCGAAAAGGTGAATTGTATTCAGGAACAGAAGCACGATCATCTTCAGACCGGAGTGGTAGCTGATGGAGATCAGATTGTGGAAGATGTCTATAATATACTTTCAAGGGAAAGCAACTCGGAGTCAAATTGTGCAACGGAGGTCGTTGATGTCAAGTCACAGGAACAACAGAAGCAATTGATAATCATACAGAGTCAG GATGAATGCATCATCCAAGGTAATAGACAAGCCATTGAAGAAGATTCTCGGAAAACTTCTGTGGAATGTCGTAATGTGCTGATGCCAGAAGGAAGTTTAAAAGTAAATGGACCCCACCTAGAAGAAGGGCAAGGAAAGGAAATCGCTGGGCAAAATCCAAGTGAATTGCAGTCAGCAATCATAGGTAATGATTCCCAAGAGAGGATGGCTCGGGAAGGCTGTGTGTCAGAGTTTATCTCCGCTGAAGAAGAGGATACAGATTCAAACGCTGCTGAATGTGACCAAGGTGAGGTCCTGATTATTGCTGATGGGGACTGTCAAGTAGTCAACTTTGATAGTGAAACTGAGAACTTTGAAACTGTCGCCGAAAGCTTGAGTGGTGATGGTGAATACAAACAACCCTGCAGTAAAGAGGATGAAGATAGCGTAGATCTCGTCCCCAGAAGTAAAACTCGTAGCGAGTCGCAGAGGAAAATGAAGGAAGGAAAAAGCTGGCTACATGAAAATTTACAAGTAGTAAAGGATAGTACGCGTGTCATCAAACTGAGCTCCATAGAAAGATCCTATAACTTACACTGCAAGGACAATAACAAAGAACCTCTTGCCACTCCAGTTTTGGCCCGTCTAATTCATAGCACTTTTCCTGATGCTACTAAATGTCGCTTAGGAGCCCGTAAGCATCAGCGAATCCACTATCGTAGACTTCAGTTCAAATCAGATGACATAACAGGTAACCAACTGTTAGCTGAGTCTACCAAAGATAAACAAAGTCAATATCCTACCAGCAGGCTAATTCAAAGTCGTAGTGAGAAATATCAACCTGAAGTCAATCCTGTCTTAAAACTTCAACAGAGTTTAAACAGCGTTAATGAAACCAAAAACGAGTTGACACAATCAATCGTGGATAATGCTGCAAATGAACAAATTACACATTTACAAGAAATTGAAGGAGATAATTCTCAAAAACCACAGAATCAAAGTGATCCCAGTCCTCAAAAACCACAGAATCAGAGTGACCCCGATCTTCAAAAACCACAAAATCAAATTGATCCCCCCCTGAACGATGAAGAAAACTGCAAGAGAGCAGCAAGGAAAGTAAAGGAAGTACTTCAGTGGATTACCAGTCAGGGTGAACCACATAAAAAGGCATTGTTGCGGGATTTTGCTCACAGTGCCTCCTGTCAAAAACAGCCGTGCGTGCCCGTCTGTTTGATGTTCCGACGTATTCGTCGCCACGTCGTTGCTGCCCAACATTCGTGCTCCGTTTTGCGACTGTATTCGATGCTGCTCCGCCATCACGTCGCCTCTTGTACCCAAGCCAATTGCGGGTTGCCTGCTTGCCCAGCCCTGAGAAATACCAGTTGTATCAAGCGTAAGCAAGAGGAGTCGAGTCAGCCTTCAAAGCGCATGTCGGTACCTTCAACCCTAACCCCATATCCATCAAGTTTTGTTCTCTCTCCTCGCTCACCTGGGGGTTCTTTACCTGGTTCGCCAGTTAACTCTCCACCATCCAGCCCCAACTCATTCctagggatgacgcccatgacgggCCAAATACAGTATGTTATAATGCCAGTGTTGATGCCTGTGGTGGACAATCAGGTAAATTAA
- the LOC137636966 gene encoding uncharacterized protein isoform X1, with translation MVAQASGAETLSPAAWGRTSPMAAATAVKQQPMDFIKRKSGHFGLGVNGCELDVPSGSIDKARQPQVFQSSEGNQVFSKIPKTKGSLPSWKHGKHEWKYRWTSEQGNEQSSQVVAEPPVILDVQDQDPRREQHHPDTRDTNEPVLCLLEKNKNTEPESDVSVFILENNQAEKVNCIQEQKHDHLQTGVVADGDQIVEDVYNILSRESNSESNCATEVVDVKSQEQQKQLIIIQSQDECIIQGNRQAIEEDSRKTSVECRNVLMPEGSLKVNGPHLEEGQGKEIAGQNPSELQSAIIGNDSQERMAREGCVSEFISAEEEDTDSNAAECDQGEVLIIADGDCQVVNFDSETENFETVAESLSGDGEYKQPCSKEDEDSVDLVPRSKTRSESQRKMKEGKSWLHENLQVVKDSTRVIKLSSIERSYNLHCKDNNKEPLATPVLARLIHSTFPDATKCRLGARKHQRIHYRRLQFKSDDITGNQLLAESTKDKQSQYPTSRLIQSRSEKYQPEVNPVLKLQQSLNSVNETKNELTQSIVDNAANEQITHLQEIEGDNSQKPQNQSDPSPQKPQNQSDPDLQKPQNQIDPPLNDEENCKRAARKVKEVLQWITSQGEPHKKALLRDFAHSASCQKQPCVPVCLMFRRIRRHVVAAQHSCSVLRLYSMLLRHHVASCTQANCGLPACPALRNTSCIKRKQEESSQPSKRMSVPSTLTPYPSSFVLSPRSPGGSLPGSPVNSPPSSPNSFLGMTPMTGQIQYVIMPVLMPVVDNQVN, from the exons GGACGAACTTCACCGATGGCAGCTGCAACAGCTGTAAAGCAACAACCTATGGACTTCATCAAACGCAAATCAGGACACTTTGGGTTAGGAGTCAATGGCTGTGAACTAGATGTACCATCTGGAAGTATTGATAAAGCAAGGCAACCTCAAGTCTTTCAGTCATCTGAAGGGAATCAAGTTTTCAGCAAGATACCAAAAACTAAAGGGTCCCTCCCTTCTTGGAAGCACGGGAAACATGAGTGGAAGTATCGCTGGACATCCGAGCAAGGAAACGAGCAATCGTCTCAGGTCGTGGCCGAACCCCCCGTCATCCTCGACGTACAAGATCAGGATCCGCGTAGAGAGCAGCATCATCCGGATACAAGAGATACCAATGAACCTGTCTTATGTCtgctagaaaaaaataagaataccgAGCCAGAAAGTGATGTTAGCGTTTTTATTCTGGAAAACAATCAGGCCGAAAAGGTGAATTGTATTCAGGAACAGAAGCACGATCATCTTCAGACCGGAGTGGTAGCTGATGGAGATCAGATTGTGGAAGATGTCTATAATATACTTTCAAGGGAAAGCAACTCGGAGTCAAATTGTGCAACGGAGGTCGTTGATGTCAAGTCACAGGAACAACAGAAGCAATTGATAATCATACAGAGTCAG GATGAATGCATCATCCAAGGTAATAGACAAGCCATTGAAGAAGATTCTCGGAAAACTTCTGTGGAATGTCGTAATGTGCTGATGCCAGAAGGAAGTTTAAAAGTAAATGGACCCCACCTAGAAGAAGGGCAAGGAAAGGAAATCGCTGGGCAAAATCCAAGTGAATTGCAGTCAGCAATCATAGGTAATGATTCCCAAGAGAGGATGGCTCGGGAAGGCTGTGTGTCAGAGTTTATCTCCGCTGAAGAAGAGGATACAGATTCAAACGCTGCTGAATGTGACCAAGGTGAGGTCCTGATTATTGCTGATGGGGACTGTCAAGTAGTCAACTTTGATAGTGAAACTGAGAACTTTGAAACTGTCGCCGAAAGCTTGAGTGGTGATGGTGAATACAAACAACCCTGCAGTAAAGAGGATGAAGATAGCGTAGATCTCGTCCCCAGAAGTAAAACTCGTAGCGAGTCGCAGAGGAAAATGAAGGAAGGAAAAAGCTGGCTACATGAAAATTTACAAGTAGTAAAGGATAGTACGCGTGTCATCAAACTGAGCTCCATAGAAAGATCCTATAACTTACACTGCAAGGACAATAACAAAGAACCTCTTGCCACTCCAGTTTTGGCCCGTCTAATTCATAGCACTTTTCCTGATGCTACTAAATGTCGCTTAGGAGCCCGTAAGCATCAGCGAATCCACTATCGTAGACTTCAGTTCAAATCAGATGACATAACAGGTAACCAACTGTTAGCTGAGTCTACCAAAGATAAACAAAGTCAATATCCTACCAGCAGGCTAATTCAAAGTCGTAGTGAGAAATATCAACCTGAAGTCAATCCTGTCTTAAAACTTCAACAGAGTTTAAACAGCGTTAATGAAACCAAAAACGAGTTGACACAATCAATCGTGGATAATGCTGCAAATGAACAAATTACACATTTACAAGAAATTGAAGGAGATAATTCTCAAAAACCACAGAATCAAAGTGATCCCAGTCCTCAAAAACCACAGAATCAGAGTGACCCCGATCTTCAAAAACCACAAAATCAAATTGATCCCCCCCTGAACGATGAAGAAAACTGCAAGAGAGCAGCAAGGAAAGTAAAGGAAGTACTTCAGTGGATTACCAGTCAGGGTGAACCACATAAAAAGGCATTGTTGCGGGATTTTGCTCACAGTGCCTCCTGTCAAAAACAGCCGTGCGTGCCCGTCTGTTTGATGTTCCGACGTATTCGTCGCCACGTCGTTGCTGCCCAACATTCGTGCTCCGTTTTGCGACTGTATTCGATGCTGCTCCGCCATCACGTCGCCTCTTGTACCCAAGCCAATTGCGGGTTGCCTGCTTGCCCAGCCCTGAGAAATACCAGTTGTATCAAGCGTAAGCAAGAGGAGTCGAGTCAGCCTTCAAAGCGCATGTCGGTACCTTCAACCCTAACCCCATATCCATCAAGTTTTGTTCTCTCTCCTCGCTCACCTGGGGGTTCTTTACCTGGTTCGCCAGTTAACTCTCCACCATCCAGCCCCAACTCATTCctagggatgacgcccatgacgggCCAAATACAGTATGTTATAATGCCAGTGTTGATGCCTGTGGTGGACAATCAGGTAAATTAA
- the LOC137636966 gene encoding uncharacterized protein isoform X4, whose product MAAATAVKQQPMDFIKRKSGHFGLGVNGCELDVPSGSIDKARQPQVFQSSEGNQVFSKIPKTKGSLPSWKHGKHEWKYRWTSEQGNEQSSQVVAEPPVILDVQDQDPRREQHHPDTRDTNEPVLCLLEKNKNTEPESDVSVFILENNQAEKVNCIQEQKHDHLQTGVVADGDQIVEDVYNILSRESNSESNCATEVVDVKSQEQQKQLIIIQSQDECIIQGNRQAIEEDSRKTSVECRNVLMPEGSLKVNGPHLEEGQGKEIAGQNPSELQSAIIGNDSQERMAREGCVSEFISAEEEDTDSNAAECDQGEVLIIADGDCQVVNFDSETENFETVAESLSGDGEYKQPCSKEDEDSVDLVPRSKTRSESQRKMKEGKSWLHENLQVVKDSTRVIKLSSIERSYNLHCKDNNKEPLATPVLARLIHSTFPDATKCRLGARKHQRIHYRRLQFKSDDITGNQLLAESTKDKQSQYPTSRLIQSRSEKYQPEVNPVLKLQQSLNSVNETKNELTQSIVDNAANEQITHLQEIEGDNSQKPQNQSDPSPQKPQNQSDPDLQKPQNQIDPPLNDEENCKRAARKVKEVLQWITSQGEPHKKALLRDFAHSASCQKQPCVPVCLMFRRIRRHVVAAQHSCSVLRLYSMLLRHHVASCTQANCGLPACPALRNTSCIKRKQEESSQPSKRMSVPSTLTPYPSSFVLSPRSPGGSLPGSPVNSPPSSPNSFLGMTPMTGQIQYVIMPVLMPVVDNQVN is encoded by the exons ATGGCAGCTGCAACAGCTGTAAAGCAACAACCTATGGACTTCATCAAACGCAAATCAGGACACTTTGGGTTAGGAGTCAATGGCTGTGAACTAGATGTACCATCTGGAAGTATTGATAAAGCAAGGCAACCTCAAGTCTTTCAGTCATCTGAAGGGAATCAAGTTTTCAGCAAGATACCAAAAACTAAAGGGTCCCTCCCTTCTTGGAAGCACGGGAAACATGAGTGGAAGTATCGCTGGACATCCGAGCAAGGAAACGAGCAATCGTCTCAGGTCGTGGCCGAACCCCCCGTCATCCTCGACGTACAAGATCAGGATCCGCGTAGAGAGCAGCATCATCCGGATACAAGAGATACCAATGAACCTGTCTTATGTCtgctagaaaaaaataagaataccgAGCCAGAAAGTGATGTTAGCGTTTTTATTCTGGAAAACAATCAGGCCGAAAAGGTGAATTGTATTCAGGAACAGAAGCACGATCATCTTCAGACCGGAGTGGTAGCTGATGGAGATCAGATTGTGGAAGATGTCTATAATATACTTTCAAGGGAAAGCAACTCGGAGTCAAATTGTGCAACGGAGGTCGTTGATGTCAAGTCACAGGAACAACAGAAGCAATTGATAATCATACAGAGTCAG GATGAATGCATCATCCAAGGTAATAGACAAGCCATTGAAGAAGATTCTCGGAAAACTTCTGTGGAATGTCGTAATGTGCTGATGCCAGAAGGAAGTTTAAAAGTAAATGGACCCCACCTAGAAGAAGGGCAAGGAAAGGAAATCGCTGGGCAAAATCCAAGTGAATTGCAGTCAGCAATCATAGGTAATGATTCCCAAGAGAGGATGGCTCGGGAAGGCTGTGTGTCAGAGTTTATCTCCGCTGAAGAAGAGGATACAGATTCAAACGCTGCTGAATGTGACCAAGGTGAGGTCCTGATTATTGCTGATGGGGACTGTCAAGTAGTCAACTTTGATAGTGAAACTGAGAACTTTGAAACTGTCGCCGAAAGCTTGAGTGGTGATGGTGAATACAAACAACCCTGCAGTAAAGAGGATGAAGATAGCGTAGATCTCGTCCCCAGAAGTAAAACTCGTAGCGAGTCGCAGAGGAAAATGAAGGAAGGAAAAAGCTGGCTACATGAAAATTTACAAGTAGTAAAGGATAGTACGCGTGTCATCAAACTGAGCTCCATAGAAAGATCCTATAACTTACACTGCAAGGACAATAACAAAGAACCTCTTGCCACTCCAGTTTTGGCCCGTCTAATTCATAGCACTTTTCCTGATGCTACTAAATGTCGCTTAGGAGCCCGTAAGCATCAGCGAATCCACTATCGTAGACTTCAGTTCAAATCAGATGACATAACAGGTAACCAACTGTTAGCTGAGTCTACCAAAGATAAACAAAGTCAATATCCTACCAGCAGGCTAATTCAAAGTCGTAGTGAGAAATATCAACCTGAAGTCAATCCTGTCTTAAAACTTCAACAGAGTTTAAACAGCGTTAATGAAACCAAAAACGAGTTGACACAATCAATCGTGGATAATGCTGCAAATGAACAAATTACACATTTACAAGAAATTGAAGGAGATAATTCTCAAAAACCACAGAATCAAAGTGATCCCAGTCCTCAAAAACCACAGAATCAGAGTGACCCCGATCTTCAAAAACCACAAAATCAAATTGATCCCCCCCTGAACGATGAAGAAAACTGCAAGAGAGCAGCAAGGAAAGTAAAGGAAGTACTTCAGTGGATTACCAGTCAGGGTGAACCACATAAAAAGGCATTGTTGCGGGATTTTGCTCACAGTGCCTCCTGTCAAAAACAGCCGTGCGTGCCCGTCTGTTTGATGTTCCGACGTATTCGTCGCCACGTCGTTGCTGCCCAACATTCGTGCTCCGTTTTGCGACTGTATTCGATGCTGCTCCGCCATCACGTCGCCTCTTGTACCCAAGCCAATTGCGGGTTGCCTGCTTGCCCAGCCCTGAGAAATACCAGTTGTATCAAGCGTAAGCAAGAGGAGTCGAGTCAGCCTTCAAAGCGCATGTCGGTACCTTCAACCCTAACCCCATATCCATCAAGTTTTGTTCTCTCTCCTCGCTCACCTGGGGGTTCTTTACCTGGTTCGCCAGTTAACTCTCCACCATCCAGCCCCAACTCATTCctagggatgacgcccatgacgggCCAAATACAGTATGTTATAATGCCAGTGTTGATGCCTGTGGTGGACAATCAGGTAAATTAA
- the LOC137636964 gene encoding aggrecan core protein-like, translating into MVICSVRVGTLHEVLALVPSWKVLLALEPSWKVLLALAPSRNPLLALAPSWKVLLALVPSRKSPGTGAILESSPDTDTILKSSPDSGTILEISPCTSAIPEISPSTGTILESSPDSGAILESSPGTSAIPEISPGTSAIPEISPGTGTILESSPGTGTILESSPDSGAILESSPDTGTILESSPGTGTILESSPDSGAILESSPDTDTILKSSPGTGTILESSPSTGAIPKSFPGTSAILKSFPGTGSIPESSPGTDAIFRPADTVVDSKRLPKQPNDGCGKRELRKPSLDKNTGKFV; encoded by the exons ATGGTTATAT GTAGTGTTAGAGTGGGCACCCTCCATGAAGTTCTGGCACTGGTGccatcctggaaagttctcctggcactggaaccatcctggaaagttctcctggcactagcGCCATCCCGGAATCCTCTCCTGGCACTGGCGccatcctggaaagttctcctggcactagtGCCATCCCGGAAATCTCCTGGCACTGGTGccatcctggaaagttctcctgatACTGACACCATCCTGAAAAGTTCTCCTGACTCTGGCACCATCCTGGAAATCTCTCCCTGCACTAGCGCCATCCCAGAAATCTCTCCTAGCACTGGCAccatcctggaaagttctcctgactCTGGTGccatcctggaaagttctcctggcactagcGCCATCCCGGAAATCTCTCCTGGCACTAGCGCCATCCCGGAAATCTCTCCTGGCACTGGCAccatcctggaaagttctcctggcactggcaccatcctggaaagttctcctgactCTGGTGccatcctggaaagttctcctgatACTGGCAccatcctggaaagttctcctggcactggtaccatcctggaaagttctcctgactCTGGTGccatcctggaaagttctcctgatACTGACACCATCCtgaaaagttctcctggcactggcaccatcctggaaagttctcctagcACTGGTGCCATCCCAAAAAGTTTTCCTGGCACTAGCGCCATCCTGAAAAGTTTTCCTGGCACTGGTTCCATCCCGGAAAGTTCTCCTGGAACTGACGCAATTTTCCGACCTGCAGACACAGTTGTTGATTCAAAACGTCTACCCAAGCAGCCAAACGATGGCTGCGGGAAACGTGAATTGAGAAAACCATCACTTGATAAGAATACAGGTAAATTTGTATAG